The Methanophagales archaeon genome includes a window with the following:
- a CDS encoding tRNA uridine(34) 5-carboxymethylaminomethyl modification radical SAM/GNAT enzyme Elp3: protein MESTTATYEIACREIAELIQKGGLTEPESINRAKKEISARYKLCHIPKNSDVLRFISSGNDSGSGSELRENLKRKRMRTASGVAPVAVMSSPYPCPHGRCIMCPGGPYSDFGSPQSYVGREPAAIRAAQCNYDPYRQVTVRLHQLEEIGHDFEKVELILMGGTLTARPSYYQHWFVQRCLSAMNDFGKAKARQREVRNVGITFETRPDYAREREIDQMLEMGATKVELGVQHVKNDILEEIKRGHSVEDIIEATWKLRNSGLKVGFHLMLGLPGSSIEEDKRMFDRVFHDHRFMPDYLKIYPTLVVRGTELYERWKRGEYKPICEEEAIEIIAYAKRIIPKWVRIQRIQRDIPAQFIEAGVKKSNLRQLVKARLQTLGYKCRCIRCREAGLSQLQGRIVDESCIRLVTESYEAGDGMEYFISYEDVKNDILIAHLRLRLPYESASIHRTELMHAALVRDLHVYGELVPPGESKHASWQHRGYGTRLLKRAEEIASEHGYQKVAVMSGIGVRPYYAKQGYRREGPYMVKQI from the coding sequence ATGGAAAGTACTACCGCAACATACGAGATTGCATGCCGGGAAATAGCAGAGCTCATACAGAAGGGGGGATTAACAGAACCTGAGAGCATAAACCGTGCGAAGAAGGAGATAAGTGCAAGATATAAGCTATGTCACATCCCAAAGAATTCCGATGTGCTGAGATTCATTAGCAGTGGCAATGATAGTGGCAGTGGCAGCGAATTGAGAGAGAATCTGAAGCGGAAACGTATGAGGACCGCATCAGGCGTTGCTCCTGTCGCTGTTATGTCCTCTCCATATCCATGCCCTCATGGACGGTGTATCATGTGCCCTGGCGGTCCTTATTCCGATTTTGGATCGCCACAGAGCTATGTAGGCAGAGAGCCAGCAGCTATTAGAGCTGCTCAATGTAACTATGACCCTTACAGGCAGGTAACTGTGAGACTGCATCAACTGGAGGAGATAGGACACGATTTTGAGAAGGTGGAACTTATCCTGATGGGTGGCACACTGACTGCGAGACCCAGCTATTATCAACACTGGTTCGTCCAGAGATGCTTAAGTGCAATGAATGACTTCGGGAAGGCAAAGGCACGGCAGCGAGAGGTGAGAAATGTCGGTATCACATTTGAGACAAGACCCGATTATGCACGTGAGAGAGAGATAGACCAGATGCTGGAGATGGGCGCTACGAAAGTCGAATTGGGTGTGCAGCATGTGAAGAATGATATACTGGAGGAGATAAAGCGTGGACATTCCGTCGAGGATATAATAGAAGCGACCTGGAAGTTGAGGAACTCTGGCTTGAAGGTGGGCTTTCACCTGATGCTTGGATTGCCCGGCTCCTCAATAGAGGAGGATAAGCGCATGTTCGACCGTGTCTTCCATGACCACCGATTCATGCCCGATTACCTGAAGATATATCCCACACTGGTAGTCAGGGGTACTGAGTTGTATGAGCGTTGGAAACGAGGCGAATACAAGCCGATATGCGAGGAAGAAGCAATAGAAATCATCGCTTATGCGAAGAGGATAATCCCTAAATGGGTTCGCATACAGCGGATACAACGAGATATTCCGGCTCAATTCATAGAGGCGGGCGTAAAGAAGAGCAATTTGAGGCAGCTGGTGAAAGCTCGGCTGCAGACACTGGGCTATAAATGCAGGTGTATAAGATGCCGTGAAGCTGGTCTATCGCAGTTGCAGGGTAGAATCGTGGATGAGAGTTGTATCCGGCTGGTAACAGAGAGTTATGAGGCAGGTGACGGTATGGAATATTTCATCTCGTACGAAGATGTGAAGAACGACATTTTGATAGCTCATTTGAGGCTCAGGCTGCCTTATGAGTCTGCAAGCATCCATAGAACCGAACTTATGCACGCGGCTCTTGTTCGTGATTTGCATGTATATGGTGAATTGGTCCCTCCGGGTGAGTCAAAACATGCGAGCTGGCAGCATC